In Yersinia enterocolitica subsp. enterocolitica, one DNA window encodes the following:
- the sapD gene encoding putrescine export ABC transporter ATP-binding protein SapD: MPLLDIRNLTIEFMTAEGMVKAVDRISITLTEGEVRGIVGESGSGKSLIAKAICGVSKDNWRITADRFRFNDIDLLQLTPRERRKVIGHNISMIFQEPQSCLDPSESIGRQLVQAIPGWTYKGRWWQRFHWRKRRAIELLHRVGIKDHKDIMGSYPYELTEGECQKVMIAIALANQPRLLIADEPTNAMEPTTQAQIFRLLARLNQNNNTTILLISHDLQMMSKWATRINVLYCGQTVESAVCEDLLASPHHPYTQALIRAMPDFGRSLPHKSRLNTLPGAIPSLEHLPIGCRLGPRCPYAQKTCIETPRLRLVKNHAFACHFPLNLEEQ; the protein is encoded by the coding sequence ATGCCATTACTGGATATTCGCAACCTCACCATTGAATTTATGACCGCCGAAGGGATGGTGAAGGCGGTTGACCGCATCAGTATCACCCTCACGGAGGGGGAAGTCCGTGGAATAGTCGGCGAATCAGGCTCGGGCAAGAGTTTGATTGCCAAGGCTATCTGTGGCGTAAGCAAAGATAACTGGCGTATTACCGCTGACCGTTTTCGCTTTAATGATATTGACCTGTTGCAGTTGACGCCCCGTGAGCGACGTAAGGTGATCGGCCATAATATTTCGATGATTTTCCAGGAGCCGCAATCCTGTTTGGATCCGTCAGAAAGTATTGGTCGGCAACTGGTGCAAGCTATACCCGGTTGGACTTACAAAGGCCGCTGGTGGCAGCGATTCCATTGGCGTAAACGTCGGGCCATTGAGCTGCTGCATCGGGTGGGGATTAAAGACCATAAAGACATTATGGGCAGCTACCCTTACGAACTGACCGAAGGCGAATGCCAGAAGGTGATGATTGCTATTGCGCTGGCCAATCAGCCCCGCTTACTGATTGCCGATGAGCCCACCAATGCGATGGAGCCCACCACTCAGGCACAAATTTTCCGTTTACTGGCGCGGCTGAATCAAAACAATAACACCACAATTTTGCTCATCAGCCATGACTTACAAATGATGAGTAAATGGGCCACCCGGATTAATGTGTTGTATTGCGGTCAGACGGTGGAAAGTGCGGTTTGTGAAGACCTGCTGGCGTCCCCACACCACCCTTATACTCAAGCGCTGATCCGCGCCATGCCTGACTTTGGCCGCTCTCTGCCCCACAAAAGTCGGCTGAATACTTTACCGGGTGCGATTCCTTCATTGGAGCACTTGCCGATTGGTTGTCGTCTGGGGCCGCGTTGCCCTTATGCCCAGAAAACCTGTATCGAAACACCGCGCTTGCGATTGGTGAAAAACCACGCCTTTGCCTGCCACTTCCCCTTAAATCTGGAGGAGCAATAA
- the sapF gene encoding putrescine export ABC transporter ATP-binding protein SapF codes for MAETLLEVRNLSKTFRYRTGLFRRQHVEAVKAVSFTLREGQTLAVIGENGSGKSTLAKMLSGMIEPTDGELLIDDHRLVYGDYAYRSQRIRMIFQDPSTSLNPRQRIGQLLDAPLKLNTDLDAAAREQRIYQTLRQVGLLPDHANYYPHMLASGQKQRIALARALILQPKVIVADEALASLDMSMRSQIINLMLELQEKHGISYIYVTQHLGMMKHISDQVIVMHEGEVVERGSTAEVLAAPLHDLTKRLISSHFGEALTADAWRRDSANF; via the coding sequence ATGGCCGAGACACTGCTCGAAGTCCGTAACCTGAGCAAAACCTTTCGCTATCGCACTGGGCTGTTTCGTCGCCAGCATGTGGAGGCGGTTAAAGCGGTCAGTTTCACCTTACGCGAAGGACAAACACTGGCAGTTATTGGTGAAAATGGTTCGGGTAAATCTACCTTAGCTAAAATGCTGTCGGGCATGATTGAACCGACCGACGGTGAATTGCTCATCGACGATCACCGCCTGGTGTATGGTGATTATGCTTATCGCAGCCAGCGTATTCGGATGATTTTCCAAGACCCGAGTACCTCGCTTAACCCGCGTCAACGTATTGGTCAACTACTGGATGCACCGTTAAAGCTGAATACCGATTTAGATGCTGCCGCGCGCGAACAGCGCATCTACCAGACTTTACGCCAGGTGGGGTTGTTACCGGATCACGCGAATTACTATCCACATATGTTGGCCTCCGGTCAGAAACAGCGTATTGCGCTGGCGCGAGCATTGATCCTGCAACCAAAAGTGATTGTTGCCGATGAAGCTTTGGCGTCACTGGATATGTCCATGCGTTCACAGATTATTAATCTGATGCTGGAGTTACAGGAAAAGCACGGCATATCCTATATTTATGTGACCCAACACTTAGGCATGATGAAGCATATCAGTGATCAGGTGATTGTGATGCATGAAGGGGAAGTTGTGGAACGGGGCAGTACCGCAGAAGTGCTGGCAGCACCCTTGCATGACCTGACTAAGCGATTGATTTCCAGTCATTTTGGTGAAGCGCTGACCGCAGATGCCTGGCGTCGGGATAGCGCAAACTTCTAA
- the sapB gene encoding putrescine export ABC transporter permease SapB, translating to MIIFTLRRLLLLVITLFMLSLVSFSLSYFTPHAPLNGASLLDAYRFYFSSLLQWDFGVSSINGQPISEQLREAFPATMELCVLAFTLALFVGIPLGIIAGVMRGKFADIAISSIALLGFSIPVFWLALLLMLFFSLHLGWLPVSGRFDLLYQVKPVTGLALVDAWLSPSPYRKEMMLSALQHMILPITALAVAPTTEVIRLMRTSTDDVIGQNYIKAAATRGLSRFTIIRRHVLHNALPPIIPKLGLQFSTMLTLAMITEVVFNWPGLGRWLINAIRQQDYAAISAGVMVVGSLVIVINVLSDILGAMMTPLKHKEWYALR from the coding sequence ATGATAATCTTTACGTTACGGCGCTTATTACTGTTGGTGATAACCCTATTTATGTTGTCATTGGTCAGTTTTAGCCTGAGCTATTTTACTCCTCATGCCCCCTTGAATGGCGCATCTCTGCTTGATGCCTACCGTTTCTATTTCAGCAGCTTACTTCAGTGGGACTTTGGCGTTTCCAGTATTAATGGGCAGCCGATCAGTGAGCAATTGCGCGAAGCTTTCCCTGCCACTATGGAGCTGTGTGTTCTGGCCTTTACCCTGGCACTGTTTGTCGGTATTCCGCTGGGGATTATTGCCGGAGTGATGCGCGGCAAATTTGCTGATATTGCCATCAGTTCAATAGCGCTGCTCGGCTTCTCAATCCCGGTGTTTTGGCTGGCTCTGCTATTGATGTTGTTCTTTTCACTGCATTTGGGTTGGCTGCCGGTTTCTGGGCGGTTTGACCTGTTATATCAAGTGAAACCCGTCACCGGGCTGGCATTGGTGGATGCATGGTTGTCACCTTCGCCCTATCGTAAAGAGATGATGCTCAGTGCGTTGCAACATATGATTTTACCCATCACGGCACTGGCCGTGGCCCCCACCACTGAAGTTATCCGCCTGATGCGCACCAGTACCGACGATGTTATCGGGCAGAATTATATTAAAGCAGCGGCCACCCGCGGCTTATCCAGATTCACTATTATTCGCCGCCATGTTCTGCACAATGCACTCCCGCCCATCATTCCAAAATTAGGGTTACAGTTCTCGACCATGCTGACTCTGGCGATGATAACCGAAGTGGTGTTTAACTGGCCGGGGTTAGGTCGTTGGCTAATCAATGCGATTCGCCAACAAGATTACGCCGCCATTTCAGCCGGTGTGATGGTGGTTGGTTCGTTGGTTATCGTCATTAACGTCCTGTCGGATATTCTGGGCGCGATGATGACGCCGTTAAAGCATAAGGAATGGTATGCCCTTCGATAA
- the sapA gene encoding ABC transporter substrate-binding protein SapA, whose protein sequence is MRALLILMLSIWMLSLACLAPPALAQPAPVAEPTQPLPDIRQRGFVYCVSGILNTFNPQMASSGLTIDTLAAQLYDRLLDVDPYTYRLSPELAESWQVLDNGATYRFHLRKDVPFQTTDWFTPTRKMNADDVVFSFQRVFDAQHPYHDVNGGEYPYFDSLQFADAVQSVKKIDDYTVEFKLKAPDASFLWHLATHYAPILSAEYADVLSQKGRQEQIDREPVGTGPFLLNEYRSGQYIRLFRNSDYWKGLPRMPQVVIDLGAGGTGRLSKLLTGECDVLAYPAASQLSILRDDPRLRLTLRPGMNVAYLAFNTRKPPLNDQRVRQAIALSINNQRLMQSIYYGTAETAASILPRASWAYDNQAQVTEYNPEKAKAILKELGITKLQLNLWVPTASQSYNPSPLKTAELIQADLAQVGITVSIVPVEGRFQEARLMEMSHDLTLSGWSTDSNDPDSFFRPLLSCAAIRSQTNYAHWCDPEFDELLQKALRSQQLSARIEYYQQAQRILEQQLPLLPLASSLRLQAYRYDIKGLVLSPFGNSSFAGVFRESPADEGKKP, encoded by the coding sequence CGTTACTAATTTTGATGCTATCGATTTGGATGCTGTCGCTGGCTTGCCTTGCGCCCCCAGCGCTGGCGCAACCGGCCCCAGTTGCCGAACCGACTCAACCTCTGCCGGATATCCGTCAGCGCGGTTTTGTCTATTGTGTCAGTGGGATACTGAATACCTTCAACCCACAGATGGCCAGTAGCGGATTGACTATCGACACTCTGGCGGCACAGCTTTATGACCGCTTATTGGATGTTGACCCCTACACCTACCGGTTAAGTCCTGAATTGGCGGAAAGTTGGCAAGTGCTGGATAACGGCGCCACCTACCGTTTTCATTTGCGTAAAGATGTCCCGTTCCAGACGACTGATTGGTTTACTCCCACCCGCAAGATGAATGCTGATGACGTGGTGTTCAGTTTCCAACGAGTGTTTGATGCGCAGCATCCCTATCATGATGTCAACGGCGGTGAATACCCTTACTTTGATAGCCTACAATTTGCAGATGCGGTGCAAAGCGTCAAAAAAATTGACGACTATACCGTTGAATTTAAACTGAAAGCCCCCGATGCCTCATTTCTTTGGCATTTAGCAACCCACTATGCGCCGATCCTTTCGGCCGAATATGCCGATGTATTAAGCCAAAAAGGCCGACAAGAGCAGATCGACCGCGAACCGGTAGGCACTGGCCCCTTCTTGCTAAACGAATATCGGTCTGGGCAATATATCCGTTTGTTCCGTAACAGTGATTATTGGAAAGGTTTGCCGCGTATGCCGCAGGTCGTCATTGACCTCGGCGCGGGTGGGACGGGCCGTTTATCCAAGTTATTGACTGGCGAATGTGATGTGTTGGCCTATCCCGCCGCTAGCCAGTTATCTATTTTACGCGATGACCCCCGCCTGCGCTTGACCCTGCGCCCAGGAATGAACGTGGCCTATTTGGCCTTTAATACCCGCAAGCCGCCACTGAATGATCAACGCGTCCGCCAGGCCATCGCCTTATCTATTAACAACCAACGATTGATGCAATCAATTTATTACGGCACGGCGGAAACAGCGGCGTCCATTTTACCCCGTGCATCATGGGCTTATGATAACCAGGCCCAGGTGACTGAATATAATCCGGAAAAAGCCAAAGCGATCCTCAAAGAGCTGGGTATCACCAAGCTGCAACTCAACTTATGGGTACCGACCGCATCGCAGTCCTATAACCCTAGCCCGTTAAAAACCGCGGAGTTGATACAAGCTGATTTAGCGCAGGTCGGGATTACGGTGAGTATCGTGCCGGTCGAAGGCCGGTTCCAGGAAGCGCGCCTGATGGAAATGAGCCACGACTTGACACTCTCTGGCTGGTCAACCGACAGTAATGACCCCGACAGTTTCTTCCGCCCATTGTTAAGCTGTGCGGCAATTCGATCGCAAACAAACTATGCTCACTGGTGTGACCCTGAGTTTGATGAGTTGCTGCAAAAAGCCTTACGTTCCCAGCAATTATCGGCACGTATTGAATATTATCAGCAAGCCCAACGCATTCTGGAACAGCAATTGCCGCTGTTACCCCTGGCGTCATCCTTGCGGTTGCAAGCATACCGTTATGATATTAAAGGTTTAGTGTTAAGCCCGTTTGGTAATTCTTCTTTTGCTGGTGTATTTCGCGAAAGTCCTGCCGATGAGGGGAAAAAACCATGA
- the sapC gene encoding putrescine export ABC transporter permease SapC, whose protein sequence is MPFDNVYREKKMPSPLLYTWRLFYADGLAMVGFYGVLGLLLLCVLGSTLAPYALDQQFLGYQLLPPSWSRYGNVSFFLGTDDLGRDILSRLLAGTASTYGSALLVTVAAALCGVILGVFAGITHGFRSAILNHVLDTLLSIPSLLLAIIVVAFVGPSLEHAMFAVWLALLPRMVRTIYSAVHDELDKEYVIAARLDGASTPHILAYAILPNIAAVLVTEFTRALSMAILDIAALGFLDLGAQLPSPEWGAMLGDSLDLVYVAPWTVMLPGGAILVSVLLVNLLGDGMRRAINAGVE, encoded by the coding sequence ATGCCCTTCGATAATGTCTACCGCGAGAAGAAAATGCCCAGCCCGCTGCTGTATACCTGGCGGCTTTTCTATGCCGATGGTCTGGCAATGGTGGGGTTTTATGGCGTGCTGGGTTTATTATTACTCTGTGTGTTGGGCAGCACGCTAGCCCCTTACGCGCTCGATCAACAGTTTTTGGGCTACCAGTTACTGCCCCCCTCATGGTCACGTTACGGCAATGTCTCTTTCTTCCTCGGCACTGATGACTTAGGGCGCGATATTTTAAGCCGTTTATTAGCGGGCACTGCATCCACTTATGGGTCGGCGCTGTTGGTGACAGTGGCAGCAGCACTGTGTGGCGTGATCCTCGGGGTGTTTGCAGGTATCACCCACGGTTTTCGTTCAGCCATTCTTAATCACGTACTGGATACCCTGCTCTCAATCCCTTCCCTGCTGCTAGCCATTATTGTGGTGGCTTTTGTCGGCCCGAGCTTAGAACACGCCATGTTCGCCGTCTGGCTAGCACTACTGCCCCGCATGGTGCGCACTATTTACAGTGCCGTGCATGATGAATTGGATAAAGAATATGTGATTGCCGCCCGTCTGGATGGTGCATCTACTCCCCATATTTTGGCCTATGCCATTTTGCCGAATATCGCGGCAGTGTTAGTCACTGAATTTACTCGCGCGCTCTCAATGGCGATTTTGGATATTGCGGCCTTGGGTTTTCTTGATTTAGGCGCGCAATTACCCTCACCTGAATGGGGGGCGATGCTCGGAGATTCACTGGATTTAGTCTATGTCGCGCCGTGGACCGTGATGTTACCCGGCGGGGCCATTTTGGTCAGTGTACTGCTGGTTAATCTGTTAGGTGATGGTATGCGCCGAGCTATTAATGCGGGGGTGGAATAA